CGATATTGCTCAGTGGGTCACACGCCTGCAGGATGATGTCAAGCTGACGAATCCCGATGATCTGGTTGCCGCCTGTGATCTGGCCGAGACGCTGGAGCTTGATGCGCAACGCCCACATCGAAGCTGGTTGGTTGATGGCTCCAGTTTTCGGATGGGCCTGGAAATGGCCGACATTCTGAGTGAGTTACGTCTCGACCAGGGAGCCATTGTCGCCGCGGTTCTGTATCGCGCAGTGCGCGAGGACCTGTTGTCGCTGGAGAAGGTGGCAAAGCGTTTCGGTGACGAAGTCGCGCAGCTGATCGCTGGTGTATTGCAGATGGCTGCCATCAGCAACACCCAGACGACTACGCACGGGCTGCAGCAGGACCAACAGGACAATCTGCGCAAGATGTTGGTCAATATGATCGACGATGTGCGAGTGGCGCTGATCAAGATTGCGGAACGTACCTGTGCCTTGCGTCAGGTGCGTGATGCACCACGCGAGAAGCGTCTACGTGTAGCGCGCGAGGTGTTCGACATTTATGCGCCGTTGGCCCACCGTCTGGGCATCGGTCAGTTGAAGTGGGAACTTGAGGATCTGTCCTTCCGCTACCTGCATGAGGATGACTACAAGCAGATTGCCCGTCAGTTGGCCGAGAAACGTCTCGATCGTGACCGCTATATCCATGACGTAGTCGAAACACTCAAGTCACTGATGGCCGCTCAGGGAATCGAGCGTTATCAGGTCGATGGCCGGGCAAAGCATATCTATTCGATCTGGCGCAAGATGAAGCGCAAGCGAATCGATTTCTCTCAGGTGCACGATATTCGTGCAGTGCGCATTCTGGTGCCAACCGTCAATGATTGCTACACCATGCTTGGCATCGTTCATTCACGCTGGCATCACGTGCCTGACGAGTTTGACGATTACATCGCCAATCCCAAGAAGAACGGTTACCAGTCGTTGCATACCGCAGTCATCGGTCCTGAAAGCAAGGTACTCGAGATCCAGATTCGTACCTTTGCCATGCATGAGGAGGCCGAGCTGGGCGTCTGCGCTCACTGGCGCTACAAGGGCCACGATACCAACGCCAGAAGTGCCGGTTACGAGGAGAAGATTGCCTGGTTGCGTCAGGTACTCGAATGGCATGAGGAAGTCGGAGATCTTGGGGATCTGCGTGAAGGGCTGTCCAGCGATGTTGCTCCCGATCGCATCTACGTTTTCACTCCCGACGGTCACGTGATTGACCTGCCGCGAGTGGCGACCCCCATCGACTTCGCCTATCGGGTGCATACCGAGGTTGGACATCGCTGTCGTGGTGCCAAGGTCAACGGCCGTATCGTGCCGCTGACATACCGGCTCAAGACGGGACAGCAGGTGGAAATCCTCACCGGCAGTCAAAGTGCTCCGAGTCGCGACTGGCTCAACCCCAGTCTCGGGTTTGTGCGAACCTCCCGGGCGCGAGCCAAGATCCAATCATGGTTCAAACACCAGGCGCGAGATCGCAATCTCGACGAAGGGCGTGCGCTGTTCGAGCGTGAGATGAAGCGGCTCGACATCGAGGACATGAACCTCGATCAGTTGGCGCGCAAGGTCAACTACACCAACGCCGATGATATGTATGCCGCACTGGGTGCCGGTGATCTGCGCATTGGTCAGGTGTTGCATCAGGCCCAGCAGTTGTTTGGCGAACATGATGATCAGGAACACCTCGATCGTCTGCTCGCCAAGCCGCGCCGACAAGGGACACGAGACCTCGATACCGATATCACGGTACTTGGGGTAGGCAACCTCAAGACCAGCATGGCCAATTGCTGCAACCCGGTGCCGGGTGATTCGATCATCGGCTTCATTACCCAGGGGCGTGGCGTTACGGTGCATCGCCAGGACTGCTCCAATATCCTGCAGTTGCGTATGGATGAGCCTCAGCGAGTGATCGAGGTGGAGTGGGGCGAGCGGGCACAGACCCAGTATCCGGTGGATGTCGAGATCCTTGCCTGGGACCGTTCCGGCCTACTGCGTGACGTCACTGCGCTGCTCGGCCAGGACAAGGTCAATGTGCTGTCGATCAATACTCGCAGCAATACCGACGACGGGATTGCTCGCATGGCGATTACTCTCGAAGTGGATGGGCTGGAAACGCTCGGACGACTGTTCTCGCGCATCCAGCAATTGCCCAACATCATCGAGGTCAAACGA
This Halomonas huangheensis DNA region includes the following protein-coding sequences:
- the relA gene encoding GTP diphosphokinase, which translates into the protein MVKVREDQPLTAEGRVDIAQWVTRLQDDVKLTNPDDLVAACDLAETLELDAQRPHRSWLVDGSSFRMGLEMADILSELRLDQGAIVAAVLYRAVREDLLSLEKVAKRFGDEVAQLIAGVLQMAAISNTQTTTHGLQQDQQDNLRKMLVNMIDDVRVALIKIAERTCALRQVRDAPREKRLRVAREVFDIYAPLAHRLGIGQLKWELEDLSFRYLHEDDYKQIARQLAEKRLDRDRYIHDVVETLKSLMAAQGIERYQVDGRAKHIYSIWRKMKRKRIDFSQVHDIRAVRILVPTVNDCYTMLGIVHSRWHHVPDEFDDYIANPKKNGYQSLHTAVIGPESKVLEIQIRTFAMHEEAELGVCAHWRYKGHDTNARSAGYEEKIAWLRQVLEWHEEVGDLGDLREGLSSDVAPDRIYVFTPDGHVIDLPRVATPIDFAYRVHTEVGHRCRGAKVNGRIVPLTYRLKTGQQVEILTGSQSAPSRDWLNPSLGFVRTSRARAKIQSWFKHQARDRNLDEGRALFEREMKRLDIEDMNLDQLARKVNYTNADDMYAALGAGDLRIGQVLHQAQQLFGEHDDQEHLDRLLAKPRRQGTRDLDTDITVLGVGNLKTSMANCCNPVPGDSIIGFITQGRGVTVHRQDCSNILQLRMDEPQRVIEVEWGERAQTQYPVDVEILAWDRSGLLRDVTALLGQDKVNVLSINTRSNTDDGIARMAITLEVDGLETLGRLFSRIQQLPNIIEVKRLRNAARGKPRDSGRKGRNG